The Anas acuta chromosome 7, bAnaAcu1.1, whole genome shotgun sequence DNA window AAACTAAAAAAGCGCTGAAGCAGCGATTCCTCAaactgctgccctgctgccggCCCAAATCCATCCCCTCGCTCAGCGAAAGCAAGTGGCTTCTTCttgcctttgtgtgtgtgtgtttccccagccgtgctgctggctgccgccccccctgccccgtggcttttttttttgggggagggaaggggggggtcAGGATCACAGTCCTGCCCCCGGAGGGGTCCGATCCGATGGGCTCTGCACCCACCTCGCTCCTTGCCTGCTCCCGGGCTGTTTTTACCCCCTTCCAGCGCCCTGGAGTGGCTCCCAAGGGATGCACAGTGGTTGGACCCGCTTTGGAGCTGTTTGGGGGtggcaggaccccccccccccggcgccggttgaagggctgggggatgtgGCTGGAAGCTCGGTGATGGTACGGAGATGGAGGTGcgatggggagggagggggctgagCAGGGACAGAGCCCCCCAAGCtgctctgggggcatttggcATTTCGGGAGAGCCTGACCAGGGGTCCCCCTGCCCCATGGTATGAgctgaacccccccccccaaaggaaAGAGGTGAGTATGGGGGGGCAAGGAtgaagggatggggatggggagaagctgtgggtggaggggggggcacagagggcAGGACAGGGTCCCAACAAGGCTGTGGGGGGTatttggggttggggggcagATACAAATCCCAGTGCAGCACGGACATGTGGGCATCCAGGGTCTCAGCTCCGTGGGGCAGATGCACTGGGGGCGTTttctcacccaggctgtccccGAGCAGCCCCTCCTGGTGTATATCTGGCCCTGGCCAAGCAGGGCACCCCAAAAAGCTGCCGCCCTGAGCGGTGCAAAGCACATCTGCCCGCGGCATGGCGCTGGCCTCAGTCGCCCTCTCTCCCACCGGCTTCCTTGCAGACAGTGTCGAGGATGAGTTTGAGCTCTCCACCGTCTGCCACCGCCccgaggggctggagcagctccaggagcagacCAAGTTCACCCGCAAAGAGCTGCAGGTCCTGTACCGAGGCTTCAAAAACGTGAGTAGCCTTCAGGGGTGCTCTGTGTCCTGGCCAGTGCTCAGGGCTTGAGAAGGGTTTTGGGGACCTCGGAGGTGAAAGCGGTATCCAGGAGGTCTTTGGGGGTAAGGGGAGGGGAAACTGCAGGGCTTTAGGGGAAGGGAAGCCCGAGCCAGCCCCGTGCTGATGGGGTGATGCTGTGATTTCCCCTGGCAGGAGTGCCCGAGCGGCATCGTTAACGAGGAGAACTTCAAGCAGATCTACTCGCAGTTCTTCCCGCAGGGAGGTAAGCGCAGctccccatccccgtgccccccccctgGGGCCGTGGTACCGGCACCCCCCCCCTTACTGTCCGCCTCCCCCAGACTCCAGCACGTACGCCACCTTCCTCTTCAACGCCTTTGACACCGACCACGACGGCTCCGTCAGCTTCGAGGTGAGCcgaggaggggctggggggtggctggggtgggggtTCGTCCATTTGGGTACTGCGGGCTGGGCTGCCTAAATGGGTGTGCAGCTTCACAGGTGCTGGGGGAGTTTAATTCCTTGAGGAAGTGGGAAAAATGGtgaaaagcaatataaaaaaatattttttctgggtGGGGTGAAAGATGCACAGCATCCGTGAGCCCCCCAGTGGCTGTGACACCCCCCTGCCTCCTGTCCTTGCAGGATTTTGTGTCCGGGCTGTCCATCATCCTGCGGGGCACCATTGATGACCGCCTGAACTGGGCCTTCAACCTCTACGACCTGAACAAAGACGGCTGCATCACCAAAGAGGTGGGTGCCGATATCCACCGAGCTCGGCTTTGCCGACAGGTCTGTGTATGGGGTCAGCTCCCCTGACCCCACAGCACCGGCGTGTCGCTGGGGTGGCAGGTGCCCACGTGCAGGAATGCACTCGAGCACCTCGCAGGTCTTTTGGGGACGTGAACAGGACCCcaaagggctgggggctgggaggaggcacAGCCCCGTGtccagcctgcagccctgctcctttcCCTGTAGGAAATGCTGGACATCATGAAGTCCATCTACGACATGATGGGCAAGTACACCTACCCGGCCATGCGGGAGGAGGCACCGCGGGAGCACGTGGAGAACTTCTTCCAGGTGAGCGGGGCTTTGTGATGCCTGCCCCAAAGCTGGTACCCAGAGAACACCCTGTGCTGGGGATGAAAAGGGGTCGCGCGAGCAGCAGGACAATATGTCGCCCTGGTCCTGCCTGGGGCTTGAGGGGGCTCAGGGTGGTTGTGGAGCTGTCCCTGCCAtgtcctctgtgctgtgcttggCTGCAGAAAATGGACCGGAATAAAGACGGGGTGGTGACGATCGAGGAGTTCCTGGAGTCCTGCCAGAAGGTAAAGCCACCGCCGGCTCTGCTCTGAGGCTGGGCCACCTCCCTGTCCCCGGGGGGACCCCTCCgtgcccccagctctgctcaggaTGAGAAGGGCTGGGCATCCTAGAAGAGATTGAACATGAACACTGTAATCCCTGGAGCTCCCATCCCGTGGGTCAGAGCTGCCCCACAGGAGCCATGGGGTAACACCAGGTTTGGGGACAGCTGCCCCGGGAGCCGCTCTGTGCCCCAatccccccccttcctccccacagGACGAGAACATCATGCGGTCCATGCAGCTCTTCGACAACGTGATCTAGCTCCCGGACCTGCCTCCAGCCGAGCTCTCCTGCCACCGGGCCCAGAACCTGCTTCTCTCTCGACTTCTCCTTCGAGCCTCCCCGCTGCCACCCGGAGACGTGGTCGGCACCGGGACGTTCCCTCCCCCTGGGCCATCCCCGCTTTCCTCGGGGAGCCCCACGCAGGTGCCCCCAGGCGCTGGAGTGTGGGCACGACTGGCACAGGGCATGCATCTGGCCTGGGCGAGCATCCTTGCACCCGATCCCGGAGGGAATGCTGCTGTAGGGGCTCCCCCGTGCACAGCATCCCGGGTAGCCACGGCCCCCACACCGCAACCCTCCCCGGGAGCCCCAGCACTGGCTCCAGCCCAAACCCCAAAGCACCACTGTCTAGGAACTAATAAAGAGTCTTACAGAGGGCATCAGTGCCTCagctttccccttttcccctgccCCAGTCGTGCCCTGACATGGGGACGTGTCCTGTACGTGGGACAGGAGCCACCCTGCTCTCCTGTCCCTCTCCTTGCCCACCCAGGGGTAATCACAGCGTGAGCTGTGGGCAGCAAACCCTGCTCCTGGGGGACCTGGTTAGGGTTTtggtggggggagaaggggactggggatggagcagggtgctgggactCCCTGCTTTTGTCACCGACAGCTCCTGGGAGCTGGGTGCGTGTAGGTGAGCCTGTCCTGCCCGTGTACACCTCTAAATCCTATCCGGGATGGGGATGCTACAGGCTAATGACCCCACACCAACCCCTCTGTGCAACCCCATGGGTTTTGGGGACGTGCCCAagctctgctgctccagccccgtGTCCCGAGCAGCTGAGGGGCAGCTGGGATGGATGGGGACGGGGCCAGCAAGGCCAGCATCTGGCCAGGCCCCACAGCCAGGCCGAGCCCCTGGTGTCAGGGCTCAAAGCACCCCACGGGGCCCTGATCTATGGGGCTGACCCCCACCGGGACCGCTCCTGGCCCAGCCCTCGCAGACGTTGCTGTGGTTTTTTAGGTTCATTCGCCACGTTGTTCATCTCACCGCCCCGCTCCCggctgggagggagggcaggtaccccgaccccaaaccccaacccctcctgtcccccccctcATGGAGCAGATGCCTCCTCCCTCACGCTGCAGTCGCATGGCgtgaccccccccaaaccctcgCCCCAGGGCATGGTGACCCACGACCCGCTTGGCATCTCCAGTCtgtatattttgtattataataatattatgggttaaaaaaaaaaaaaaaaggacaataaaaTCTAACCACGCTATGCACACTGCTGGTATGTCTTTGCCTCTGTCAGATATATGGGGGGGAGGGATAGGGTTCCTTGTGGAAGCACTAATAGGGTGAAGGGAGGCTGCATGGGGCAGGGTTTTGGGGAAAGTGGAGCCTtgagaagtgaggaaaaaatggtctgaagtaaaacaaagaggaaaaaagcagtgTTAAGAAAGGGATGTAGGAGCCGGTGTGGGGTGGTggcaccccccagcaccctgcctccTGTGCTCCAGGAGGTGATGGCCAAACGCAAAAAGCTAAAGAGACAAATGTCCTAAAAGGCTGGGCTCTGGATATAGGGAAAACGGCCTGTGTGGGGCTGTGAAAGCCGTGAGCTTCTTTGCAAAGCCTCTGGCTCCCCGGCGGCCatttgcagctgctggcaaTGAGCTGGGTCCACACATAGCGATGGCAATTTCCGAGGGCAtttcctccagcctgcccagTCTAACCTAAGAACTGGGATTTGCTGGTGGGGGGCGATGCCATCCGTGTGCTCGCCGTGCCCTCTTGCGGCAGGGGGCTGCCAAAAAGCCACCACCGGggtccctctgctcctgctccccaaGGACTGGGATGGGACAGGGGACTGGGGCAAGGCTGAGGGGGTGGTAGTTAAGGGAGGGCTAACAGCGGGGCGAGGCACAGTGAGGTGACCCTCCCGCGGTCTCCTACTACAAATTATTTGGCAAGTAAGCACAGAttacaatttatattttttctgctttaaagcttggcattgtttttctcctcagccCATCGCCTTCCTGGCGGTCACCCATCCAGCCGCCAGCCCCGCCGGACCCTGCTTAGCTTGCGGGGCGCGCGAAGTAGGTCAGGGCTCGCGGGAGCCCCGCCCAGCAGCGGCGCCGCTCCGGCACCGCGCATGCGCCCATACGGCTCCCGCGCTGCGCATGCGCGGCTCCGGGGTAAACACTTCCCGCCCCACCCACCCCGCCTCCCCCCTCCGCGCCGCTTCCCTACACAAAGCCGACTGCGCATGCGCGCTCCCCCTCCCCGCACCTGCGTGCTGCCCCgccacctccccccctcccgAGGGGGGCACTCCGCGCATGCGCACCGCGCCCCTCACTCCCCCTCGCGCGTGCGCCGCGagctccccccacctcccccctcccctcgcAGACCTTCTGAGCATGCGCAGTGCGCGCCGCGCACCTCTCCGCGCATGCGCAGTGCGCTCCCCCCCCTCAGTCCGTGAGGTAACtcccgccgcgccgcccgcccgccctcAGTCTCTCGGCGCCGCTCGGGCCGCACGGGGCCGGCAGCGCGGCGGGGGCCGTTAGGCCGCGGCGGGACGCTCCGTGCCGGTGGGGGAGCCTCTTCGAGGAGCGGAGCGCTCGGGGCCGGCTCCCCGCGCAGGCGCAGGGCCCCGTAAACAGGAAGCGGCGGCCTccggggcggcggcggagaCAAAGGGGCCCGGCCAGGCCCGGCCCGGAGAGCGGGGGTGCTGGCGGCGGGCGGCAGGATGGTGCAGAAGGACGGGCAGGCGGCGCTGGAggagccccagggcagccccaacCCGGCCGCGGTGCCCGGAGCTCCCTTAGAGCcgccgggagccgccgccgctgctgctgctgctgctgtggggccggTACAGGGGGGCGAGGAGACCGACACCGAGACGGAGACGGCGCTGGGCTCCCGCCGCTTCCTCTGCGGCGTCGTGGAAGGTGAGGGACGGaggggctgctcccctccccctcccctcctcctcctcctccttcccccgccgcctccgcccCGTGGTGCGCGGGTTTTGGCCGCTAGAGAGGGCTTTGGGGCGGGGAGGAGCCGCGGCTGCCGGGcggggcggctgctgctgctgctgctggccctggggcggctggggctgggagccgcTCGCTGGCAGGGAGCACCCTCGGAGGGGCGAGGGCAGGCCTGGCTGGGGTATGGGGCACGGCTGCTGCTCGCTTGGTGTGTTaaagagggaagaaggagggagagaggagctgCCGTGGGGTTATCGCAGCTCTGCATGCTCTTCCTGCACGCCAGAGGCTCGCATTTGGTTTCCTGCATAGGGAATAGGTGATCACAGAGACATCTGCTCTGGAATTAATATTAAGCGCTCCCTGTTCTCCGCAGTAATGCAGCGTAACGCTTTAATTGTGCTGCACAACGGTGCTTGTTCTGTATGCTGGCGTAGGGGCGTTAATAAGAGGTTTAAATTGTTCTAGAAGCTTCGCAATAAAGGGACTTATTCTGTTGCTCAGTAATTACAGAACATACGTGTGTTTCTGGCAGGTTGGTTAAGGTAGATATTTGAAAGCCAGCAAGAAAAATGGTTTGCTCCCTACGTAAACGTTGGCTTGGAATAGCTCTGAATTCCTGCCGACTGCTATTATTTTTGTACCTATAATGAATCTCCAGCAGGAGACCAAAATGATTAACAGATGGAATAGAGTGTGAAGCAGGCAGTTTATCAAAGTCAGTATCTGCACTGCTTGCAGAATGCCTTTTGTTCATATCTTAAAAAGAGAAGGCCATTTGGCTCTAGCAAATGTCCTCGTGCAGAGTGCGCTAGGCCCAGTTAATGCCTCTAGTTTTTAGTGTTGCTAGAGCTTAAATACAGTCAGCATGGAGAGAAATTCCTCAGCTTAGTTATTGAACTTATTTCCTTAAAGAAAGATGCTTTGGAGATAAGCAAAAAAATCAAGGATATAGATTGTGGCAGGGTGGTTTCTCACATTCCTGCCCGTATACCTTGACCGTGGTATCACACATTCATCCGGGAATGTGTCAAAGCAGCTGTGTATATCATAACCATCCTTTTGTTGTCTTAATTACCTTGTAGACCTCCTTTGCGTGTGTTTTGGTGCAGCTGCTTTAAACAGAGGTGTTCTTGGCTACGCTGTAAAACAAAGCGAGAAAATGGCCCCTGCCCACTGAAGCAGTCTAGTGCTAGCCGGGAGCTTTCTGTTTAACCTTAAAAAtgtgtacaggaaaaaaaggattaagggattttaaaaacaaaagaagcagtTGCGGTGAATGAGGTAAACAGTAGTGGGTGAAAAATAATGGTCTCTTTAGTGACGCAGGAAAATTACAGGGTTCAGAGAAAGCAGGGATTAACTTCAGGAGTGAGGATACACACTTGGACACGGTGCAGCAGTTACACCGTATCTCTTGTCTGTGCTAATTAAACGGTGAGCTGGAGAGCCTGCATGTTTTTCTTGCAAGGGATGTGGGGGGCAGGAAATAAGGGAGATATCAGGCAAGGATACTGGGTGTGCAGTCCAAGAGTGGGAAGAACTTGTAATGCGTCCAGTGCACCGTTCTGGGAATAATAGGATTTAAG harbors:
- the KCNIP2 gene encoding A-type potassium channel modulatory protein KCNIP2 isoform X1, coding for MNLEGLEMIAVLVVLVLFVKVLEQFGLFEPVSLEGNPPGQTKKALKQRFLKLLPCCRPKSIPSLSESNVEDEFELSTVCHRPEGLEQLQEQTKFTRKELQVLYRGFKNECPSGIVNEENFKQIYSQFFPQGDSSTYATFLFNAFDTDHDGSVSFEDFVSGLSIILRGTIDDRLNWAFNLYDLNKDGCITKEEMLDIMKSIYDMMGKYTYPAMREEAPREHVENFFQKMDRNKDGVVTIEEFLESCQKDENIMRSMQLFDNVI
- the KCNIP2 gene encoding A-type potassium channel modulatory protein KCNIP2 isoform X4, whose protein sequence is MRSKGRKESLSDSRDLDGSYDQLTGNPPGQTKKALKQRFLKLLPCCRPKSIPSLSESNVEDEFELSTVCHRPEGLEQLQEQTKFTRKELQVLYRGFKNECPSGIVNEENFKQIYSQFFPQGDSSTYATFLFNAFDTDHDGSVSFEDFVSGLSIILRGTIDDRLNWAFNLYDLNKDGCITKEEMLDIMKSIYDMMGKYTYPAMREEAPREHVENFFQKMDRNKDGVVTIEEFLESCQKDENIMRSMQLFDNVI
- the KCNIP2 gene encoding A-type potassium channel modulatory protein KCNIP2 isoform X3 — translated: MRSKGRKESLSDSRDLDGSYDQLTDSVEDEFELSTVCHRPEGLEQLQEQTKFTRKELQVLYRGFKNECPSGIVNEENFKQIYSQFFPQGDSSTYATFLFNAFDTDHDGSVSFEDFVSGLSIILRGTIDDRLNWAFNLYDLNKDGCITKEEMLDIMKSIYDMMGKYTYPAMREEAPREHVENFFQKMDRNKDGVVTIEEFLESCQKDENIMRSMQLFDNVI
- the KCNIP2 gene encoding A-type potassium channel modulatory protein KCNIP2 isoform X2, which encodes MNLEGLEMIAVLVVLVLFVKVLEQFGLFEPVSLEDSVEDEFELSTVCHRPEGLEQLQEQTKFTRKELQVLYRGFKNECPSGIVNEENFKQIYSQFFPQGDSSTYATFLFNAFDTDHDGSVSFEDFVSGLSIILRGTIDDRLNWAFNLYDLNKDGCITKEEMLDIMKSIYDMMGKYTYPAMREEAPREHVENFFQKMDRNKDGVVTIEEFLESCQKDENIMRSMQLFDNVI
- the KCNIP2 gene encoding A-type potassium channel modulatory protein KCNIP2 isoform X5 translates to MHGLSPPLGALRDLGGCWGGKREGQGGSPLPSPALPSPAHQVCSCQTSWGCTAGGMPVNGAPWDPQGLQTVGIILLLCSSLKLLHALGIIDLTGGDSVEDEFELSTVCHRPEGLEQLQEQTKFTRKELQVLYRGFKNECPSGIVNEENFKQIYSQFFPQGDSSTYATFLFNAFDTDHDGSVSFEDFVSGLSIILRGTIDDRLNWAFNLYDLNKDGCITKEEMLDIMKSIYDMMGKYTYPAMREEAPREHVENFFQKMDRNKDGVVTIEEFLESCQKDENIMRSMQLFDNVI